AATCATTATTGATGTGCGGGAATAAAAATTATACCTCTGGGAGTTTAACTGTGTATCTGTCGGTTTGGCAAAGTTGTTTATATGTATTGCAAGATGAGTTGCCTTCGCAACAATTCAGTATGTGGGTTAGACCACTACAAGCAGAAAGTACCGAAGATACCTTAACGATTTACGCACCTAATCGCTTTGTTCTTGATTGGGTAAGAGAAAAGTATTTAAACCGCATTAATGAGTTGCTCGTAGAAATTTGCGGCGATGAAGCACCCGAACTACGTTTTGATGTAGGCAGCAAGCCATTGCTAAATACACAAGCTGCACAGCCGAGTGTTGAAGCACCAGCTTCACCTAGTTCGCAAGCGCCTGCAAAGCAGCAGCCTGTTCAACAAAAAGTGGCGGTAGAGCCGGCGCCTAAGTCAGGCTATAAATCTAATATTAAAGATAACTATACCTTTGACAGCTTTGTTGAGGGTAAATCTAACCAGTTGGCAAAAGCCGCCGCAACACAAGTTGCAGATAACCCTGGTTCTGCTTTTAACCCTGTATTTATATACGGCGGTACAGGCTTAGGTAAAACTCACTTATTACATGCTGTAGGCAATGGCATTATGGCAAATAAGCCAGATGCTAAAATTGTTTACATGCATTCTGAGCGCTTTGTACAAGATATGGTAAAGGCACTACAAAATAACGCGATTGAAGAATTTAAGCGTTATTATCGTAGTGTTGATGCGCTAATGATTGATGATATTCAATTTTTTGCTAACAAAGAGCGCTCACAAGAAGAATTTTTCCATACCTTTAATGCATTATTAGAAGGTAACCAACAAATCATTTTAACCTCTGATCGCTACCCTAAAGAAATAGAAGGCGTAGAAGATAGACTTAAATCTCGATTTGGTTGGGGCTTAACGATTGCTATTGAGCCACCTGAGCTTGAAACGCGCGTGGCTATTTTGATGAAAAAAGCCCAGCAGAGTAAAATTAATTTACCGCACGAAGTTGCTTTTTTTATCGCTAAAAAATTGCGTTCAAATGTACGTGAATTAGAAGGCGCACTTAACCGCGTAATCGCTAATGCTAATTTTACCGGGCGTCCTATTTCTATCGACTTTGTAAAAGAAGCGCTACGCGATTTATTAGCTCTACAAGACAAACTTGTCACCATAGATAATATAC
The sequence above is drawn from the Pseudoalteromonas espejiana DSM 9414 genome and encodes:
- the dnaA gene encoding chromosomal replication initiator protein DnaA → MYLSVWQSCLYVLQDELPSQQFSMWVRPLQAESTEDTLTIYAPNRFVLDWVREKYLNRINELLVEICGDEAPELRFDVGSKPLLNTQAAQPSVEAPASPSSQAPAKQQPVQQKVAVEPAPKSGYKSNIKDNYTFDSFVEGKSNQLAKAAATQVADNPGSAFNPVFIYGGTGLGKTHLLHAVGNGIMANKPDAKIVYMHSERFVQDMVKALQNNAIEEFKRYYRSVDALMIDDIQFFANKERSQEEFFHTFNALLEGNQQIILTSDRYPKEIEGVEDRLKSRFGWGLTIAIEPPELETRVAILMKKAQQSKINLPHEVAFFIAKKLRSNVRELEGALNRVIANANFTGRPISIDFVKEALRDLLALQDKLVTIDNIQRTVAEYYRIRVSDLLSKRRSRSIARPRQVAMALSKELTNHSLPEIGDAFGGRDHTTVLHACRKVKSLRDESHEIKEDYQNLIRTLSS